GAATACCAAACGCTATTATCCATTTTTAAAAATTCTAATATGAAAAGGCAAAGGTAATATTTTTTGCAGAAAACAGAAAGTTAAACACGGAAGTTAAACTCCTTTTCCTCTAATAATAATTTCCAGTGTAAACAGAAGAATCTTTAAATCGTTGAATAGCGACATATTTTCCATATAAACAATATCGTAATTTAGGCGCTCTATCATTTTTTCAATTGTATCGGAATAGCCGATTTTAATTGGTCCCCAAGATGTTAATCCGGGACGGATTTTATACAAAAGACAATAATACGGAGCTTCTTTTATTATTTTGTCAATAAAATACTGTCGCTCGGGACGCGGACCGACTAAACTCATATCGCCTTTAATAATATTCCAAAATTGCGGAATTTCATCGAAACGAAATTTACGTAAAGTCCTGCCAACAGAAGTAATCCTATCATCGTCGGAACTGCTTAAACGAGGTCTTCCATTTTCAGAATTGGTATACATAGTGCGCAGTTTGTAGATATTGAACTTTTTGCCGTGATAACCAATGCGTTCTTGTTTGTAAAAGATTGAACCTTTGGAATTTCTTTTTATTGATATACTAAAATAGGCTAAAACCGGGGAAGAAAAAATTAAAGCCAATGTTGACAAAACAATATCAAAAAACCTTTTGACACTTAACTCCCAATCTGACATAGAGGGTTTACTGACACTTACTAAAGGATTGATCCCGTATTTGTTTATTTGTACACGGCTACCGGTAAGAATTTCGTACAAACGCGGCGTAAATTGAATATCCACATCAAAGCGGAACAAATTATTGATAATATTAAATATTTTTTCTTCACTTGTTTCATCCAGAGCTACAATCACTTCTTTAATGCTCTCATTATCAATAATTTTTGATATTTCCTTAATAGAACCAAGTATATTATCTTTTGAAATTTCGTTTTCTTTATTGTTCTCTTGTATAAATCCTATTAACGTATTATACTTGGAGTTTTTCCTCATATCTCCGGCTATTTTTTTCGCATTATTACCCGTTCCAATAATCAGTGTATTTATTGTCATTTTCTTTTTCCTGAAATTCCGGCGAATGTTTGCACTTATTATCACTCTGAAAAAATATGTAATTGAGAATAACAATCCAAATAAAACCAGTAATGAATAATAATAATACACATAGGAAGCCACGATATCATTTATCATTAACACAAAAAAGATACTTATGGAAACAACTAAAGAAGATAGAAAAGTGGTAAAAAACTCTGTAAATTTAGAGTCTTTGATAGGATTAATATAATATCCTGATAAATAATAAATAAATAAACAAGCAAGCGGAAATAAAAAGAGACTGGAATAAAAATCATAATTGGGGACAAAAATTGACACATCTCCCAAAACTTTCGCATCGTTTACGGTTTTACGAAACACCATAAACAAAATCCATACAATAACGGCTGCTATTACATCAAATAAAACATATCTTGATAAGAGTAAACGTTTGTTCATATCTATTCTCGTATAATTTCCACCAGATTTCCTATTCCAAGTTTTATGATGGAACTTGGTTTAGATAGAGTTTTATCATTTCTGCGATAATCTACAATATAATCTACGGCGAATTTTATTTCATCTGAAATATCATCAAAAAATGCAGGCGATTTCTCTCCACTTATATTTGCCGAAGTTGAAACAATTGGCTTACGAAAACGTTCGCATAGCTTTTTGGAGAATTCTTCGGTCGTAATACGTATTCCTATGCTTCTGTCTTCTCCAATCAGGTTTTCAGCCAAATTTCTTGCATTGGGATATATAATGGTTAGTGGTTTTGTTGTCAGTTCTATCAAATCCCAAGCCATATCGGGGATCTCTTCAACGTAAGCATTAAGTTTTGCCGGCGAATCAAGTAAAACCAACATCGATTTGGTTTCGGCACGTTTTTTAATTTGATATATTTTTTCTACTGCTTTCTTGTTGGTAGCATCGCAACCAATTCCCCATATTGTATCGGTTGGATAAAGAATAACTCCTCCGGAGCGTAAAATTTCTAATGCTTTATTTATTTCATCATTCATTCAACAGAAATTATTTTATAATTAACGAATATAAACAATAATTATTTTTTATCTTTGGCTTTATTTTGACGTAAATCACATCTGTCTCTAAAAAAACAACAAGCAAAAATAACATTTTATTTTGATGCTATCTATTTTCTGCGGATATAAAACAAAAATATGTTTAAGATTTCCGGATTATAATCAGAAATCAATATCTTTGTAAAAAAATATAAATTGATGAGCCAAAACGCATTTCCATATAAAATCTTTTTGTTAATATTGATATTATCAGGATTTCTCACTTCTTGTATTACATCAAAAAAAATTAATTATTTGCAAGAATCTTCATACAAAATCCCTCAATATAATGATTCTGTTGGTTATAAAGAATATGAAATAACCAAAGGAGACAGATTATATATTCGTATTCTTTCGAGCGATAAAAAAATGAATACACTTTTCAACGGCGCATCGCAAGGAGTAACAATTTCATCAAATCAAAACCAGGACAATGTTGATTTATACACCTATCTTGTAAGCGAAGATGGAACCATACAATTTCCGGCAGTAGGAAGTATATATTTATTTGGAAAAACGCTCAGAGAAGCGAAAAAAATAATAGAGAATAAGCTTGCTCCCCTTTTTATTGATAAGTTTGCTGTAAATATCCACATTGTTGAACGTTATTTTAGTATTATTGGCAGTCAAGCCAACAATAAATATCCCATTGTAAAAGAAAAAATGACCATCTTCCAAGCGCTTGCTATGGCTGGCGATATTAATACGTATGGCGACCGAAGTAAAATCAAAATAATAAGAGAAACAAATGGAACAACGCAAGTGAAAACCTTTGACATAAGAAGTAAAGATATTATTAATTCTGAGTTTTATTATATTCAATCAAATGACGTTATTTATATTCAAGATGTGAAAGAACGTTTCTTTTCAGTAACTTCTTTCGGTTCGGCTCTTGCTACGCTTTTTTCTACTATTTCATTCGGACTTTTCATCTACAATTTGGCTGCTACAAAAGCGAATTAAAATTATGAAACACCACAAATACATATCAATAATTAAAACCGGAATTTTATATTTTTGTTTGCTTCTACTTTTCACTTTTACATTCAACTCGTGCTATACTACGCACGATACCGCTTTATTACAAGATTCAAAATCATTGCCTGTATATGAAAAAACAAATTTCACCGATTATAAAATTCAACCAAACGACGAATTGTTGTTCAGGGTTTTGTCATCGGATGAAGATTTTGTAAATTTAATTGGAATGGGTGGAAACAGCGGTAGTTCAAATAAAGCAATTTCTTACAGGGTTTATCCTGATAGTATAGTTGATTTACCTTTTGTGGATACAATAAAAGTAGCAGGATTTACATTAGACGAAGCGGAAGAAAAGATAAAAAACAAGTTTAGAGAAATTATACCCGATGCTGAAGTTAAATTAACACTCGCAAACAAAACCTATACGGTTATTGGTGATATTGGTACCGGAGTATTTCCTGCCTATCGGGAAAAACTCACTATTTATCAGGCTTTGGCGCAAGCAGGTGAAATTCTTTTAAGTGGAGACAGGAAACACATAAGAATTATACGAGAAACCTCATCGAAACCGGAAATTTTAGAATTTGACATACGCCCTAAATCAGTAATTGATTCCAAATATTATTATGTTTATCCTAACGATATTATTTACGTGCAGCGAAACGTTTCAAGTTTCTACAAAGTAAATAATTATTCTTCTTTTTTGGGATTAATAACATCTTCTATTTCATTATTTATAACCGTTTTTTATCTTAACAAAACCAATTAAAAGCAATTAGATTTTTTATTAATCCAAAATCAAACACGCGATGGAAGAAAACCCATACAACACCCAATATCCCCAACAATTTACTGAAGAGGAAGAATCAAGTTTTGATATCAAAGAATGGGCATTTTTATTTCTTCACTACTGGTATTTGTTCGTCATATTTATTGCGTTAGCATTAGGAGCAGCATATTTAAAAAACCGTTCTTGGATTCCAAGTTATCAAAGTACCGGAACATTAATGATTGAAGAGTCGTCTCGTAACAAT
The genomic region above belongs to uncultured Paludibacter sp. and contains:
- a CDS encoding Translation factor SUA5, whose product is MNDEINKALEILRSGGVILYPTDTIWGIGCDATNKKAVEKIYQIKKRAETKSMLVLLDSPAKLNAYVEEIPDMAWDLIELTTKPLTIIYPNARNLAENLIGEDRSIGIRITTEEFSKKLCERFRKPIVSTSANISGEKSPAFFDDISDEIKFAVDYIVDYRRNDKTLSKPSSIIKLGIGNLVEIIRE
- a CDS encoding Exopolysaccharide biosynthesis polyprenyl glycosylphosphotransferase, which gives rise to MNKRLLLSRYVLFDVIAAVIVWILFMVFRKTVNDAKVLGDVSIFVPNYDFYSSLFLFPLACLFIYYLSGYYINPIKDSKFTEFFTTFLSSLVVSISIFFVLMINDIVASYVYYYYSLLVLFGLLFSITYFFRVIISANIRRNFRKKKMTINTLIIGTGNNAKKIAGDMRKNSKYNTLIGFIQENNKENEISKDNILGSIKEISKIIDNESIKEVIVALDETSEEKIFNIINNLFRFDVDIQFTPRLYEILTGSRVQINKYGINPLVSVSKPSMSDWELSVKRFFDIVLSTLALIFSSPVLAYFSISIKRNSKGSIFYKQERIGYHGKKFNIYKLRTMYTNSENGRPRLSSSDDDRITSVGRTLRKFRFDEIPQFWNIIKGDMSLVGPRPERQYFIDKIIKEAPYYCLLYKIRPGLTSWGPIKIGYSDTIEKMIERLNYDIVYMENMSLFNDLKILLFTLEIIIRGKGV
- a CDS encoding Polysaccharide export protein — its product is MSQNAFPYKIFLLILILSGFLTSCITSKKINYLQESSYKIPQYNDSVGYKEYEITKGDRLYIRILSSDKKMNTLFNGASQGVTISSNQNQDNVDLYTYLVSEDGTIQFPAVGSIYLFGKTLREAKKIIENKLAPLFIDKFAVNIHIVERYFSIIGSQANNKYPIVKEKMTIFQALAMAGDINTYGDRSKIKIIRETNGTTQVKTFDIRSKDIINSEFYYIQSNDVIYIQDVKERFFSVTSFGSALATLFSTISFGLFIYNLAATKAN
- a CDS encoding Polysaccharide export protein, BexD/CtrA/VexA family protein — translated: MKHHKYISIIKTGILYFCLLLLFTFTFNSCYTTHDTALLQDSKSLPVYEKTNFTDYKIQPNDELLFRVLSSDEDFVNLIGMGGNSGSSNKAISYRVYPDSIVDLPFVDTIKVAGFTLDEAEEKIKNKFREIIPDAEVKLTLANKTYTVIGDIGTGVFPAYREKLTIYQALAQAGEILLSGDRKHIRIIRETSSKPEILEFDIRPKSVIDSKYYYVYPNDIIYVQRNVSSFYKVNNYSSFLGLITSSISLFITVFYLNKTN